The Leclercia adecarboxylata region CCTGGCTGTACGCCCGGAGCGTCGTGGCCGGTTACGGAAACTACGATGCCCTTCTCATCCACGCCGGTACCTTCAAAGCGCAGTTTGATGCCCAGCTGAGCCGCGGCCATCTCAACGAACTGACGCACGGAGTACTGCACGCCGGTGGCGATAACGAAGTCTTCCGGTTTTTCCTGCTGCAGCATCATCCACTGCATCTTGACGTAGTCTTTGGCATGGCCCCAGTCACGCAGGGAGTCCATGTTGCCGAGGTGCAGTTTCTTCTCAAGGCCCTGGGCGATGTTGGCGATAGCGCGGGTGATTTTACGGGTTACGAAGGTCTCGCCGCGGCGCGGGGATTCGTGGTTGAACAGAATGCCGTTACAGGCGTACATGCCGTAGGATTCACGGTAGTTAACAGTGATCCAGTAGGCGTACATTTTTGCCACCGCATACGGAGAGCGCGGGTAGAACGGGGTGGTCTCTTTCTGCGGGATCTCCTGCACCAGGCCGTACAGCTCAGAGGTGGATGCCTGGTAGAAACGGGTCTTCTTCTCGAGGCCGAGGAAGCGAATCGCTTCCAGCAGACGCAGGGTGCCGATGGCGTCTACGTCAGCGGTGTATTCCGGGGACTCAAAGGAGACCGCCACGTGGCTCATGGCCCCCAGGTTATAGACTTCGTCCGGCTGCACTTCCTGCAGAATACGGGTCAGGTTGGAGGTATCGGTCAGATCCCCATAGTGCAGGTGGAATTTAGGGTTCGCCGCGTGTGGATCCTGGTAGATATGATCCACGCGCTCGGTATTGAAAGAGGAGGCACGACGTTTGATTCCGTGCACTTCGTAGCCTTTTTCCAGCAGGAGTTCCGCCAGATAAGAACCATCCTGTCCGGTTACGCCGGTGATGAGAGCGACTTTAGACATGTTTATTTTCTCCAGACTTATCAGA contains the following coding sequences:
- the gmd gene encoding GDP-mannose 4,6-dehydratase codes for the protein MSKVALITGVTGQDGSYLAELLLEKGYEVHGIKRRASSFNTERVDHIYQDPHAANPKFHLHYGDLTDTSNLTRILQEVQPDEVYNLGAMSHVAVSFESPEYTADVDAIGTLRLLEAIRFLGLEKKTRFYQASTSELYGLVQEIPQKETTPFYPRSPYAVAKMYAYWITVNYRESYGMYACNGILFNHESPRRGETFVTRKITRAIANIAQGLEKKLHLGNMDSLRDWGHAKDYVKMQWMMLQQEKPEDFVIATGVQYSVRQFVEMAAAQLGIKLRFEGTGVDEKGIVVSVTGHDAPGVQPGDVIVEVDPRYFRPAEVETLLGDPTKAHEKLGWKPETTLQEMVSEMVAKDLEAAKKHSLLKSHGYEVAIALES